One part of the Syntrophorhabdaceae bacterium genome encodes these proteins:
- a CDS encoding ATP-binding protein, with product MRNPFYSTELPVTAPFCDREKEMGELTSHALNRANVVLYSPRRYGKTSLVKRVQSKLAGEKVVTTYIDFFGIDSVEGVAQRLAMSLYSIYKKDMSLLQKASRILSSWKPSFTVKPDPESGFVITAEPATRARGIDLLDETLTQFGEFTAKNENGFHVAFDEFQEITQLPDSLKIEGVMRSHIQSHSNVSYFFIGSRRRLLVDIFNTSKRAFYKSAINYQLPPLPKKAAVEFIVERFLAAGKSCPEEIAGSVFDLVGGYPYYIQKIPYAIYEIAEEDVIRPDDLAKGVQQVHEDEKPVYESYLQALAPAQIRLLAAIAKEPAASPYSMEYMGRHNLGSIGGIQGALAKLTALDYIEKDEGTFRVVDPVFALWLKFAGSVEIEN from the coding sequence ATGAGAAACCCATTTTATTCTACGGAACTGCCGGTTACGGCGCCGTTTTGCGACCGGGAGAAGGAGATGGGGGAGCTTACTTCCCACGCCCTCAACAGGGCCAACGTCGTCCTTTACTCTCCCAGGAGATATGGGAAGACCTCTCTGGTGAAGAGGGTACAGTCAAAGCTTGCGGGAGAGAAGGTGGTCACCACCTATATCGACTTCTTCGGCATAGATTCCGTGGAGGGGGTGGCACAGAGGCTGGCCATGTCCCTCTATTCCATTTATAAGAAGGATATGTCGCTCCTTCAAAAGGCCTCACGCATCCTTTCCTCATGGAAGCCCTCGTTTACCGTAAAGCCTGACCCTGAATCGGGATTTGTCATCACGGCGGAGCCCGCCACCCGGGCCCGGGGGATCGACCTGCTCGATGAAACACTCACCCAGTTCGGCGAATTTACGGCGAAGAATGAGAATGGGTTTCATGTCGCCTTCGATGAATTCCAGGAAATCACCCAGTTGCCGGACTCGCTCAAGATCGAGGGGGTGATGCGCTCTCACATTCAGTCCCATTCCAATGTCTCCTATTTCTTCATCGGAAGCAGGAGAAGACTTCTCGTCGATATCTTCAATACGAGCAAAAGGGCCTTCTATAAGAGCGCCATCAACTACCAGCTTCCACCCTTACCGAAAAAGGCGGCAGTGGAGTTTATCGTGGAGAGATTCCTCGCTGCAGGCAAGAGTTGTCCCGAAGAGATAGCCGGCAGCGTCTTCGATCTGGTCGGCGGCTATCCCTACTATATCCAGAAGATCCCTTATGCCATATATGAAATTGCGGAAGAAGACGTGATACGCCCGGATGATCTGGCCAAAGGGGTGCAGCAGGTCCACGAGGATGAGAAACCGGTATACGAATCATATCTCCAGGCTTTGGCTCCTGCCCAGATCAGGCTGCTTGCGGCCATTGCAAAAGAGCCGGCAGCTAGTCCCTACTCCATGGAATACATGGGGCGGCATAATCTTGGTTCCATCGGGGGCATTCAGGGCGCTCTGGCCAAGCTTACCGCCCTGGACTACATCGAAAAAGACGAGGGAACCTTCCGCGTGGTCGACCCGGTTTTCGCGCTGTGGCTTAAGTTTGCGGGAAGCGTGGAGATCGAGAATTAG